A genomic window from Pyricularia oryzae 70-15 chromosome 7, whole genome shotgun sequence includes:
- a CDS encoding epoxide hydrolase domain-containing protein, translating into MTDEIRPFKIKISDEELDNLNKRLDLARIPDNIDDVEWDEENGVTVDFIRRTVSHWRNGYSWREHEAKLNEMPQFKTTIKLSATNKAGQTFDPVEVHFAHVKATQKPASGGPAIPLIFIHGWPGNFAEVQKALPALNAAGFDVVAPSLMGYGWSSLPRQAGFNMFHHADVFHHLMVRLGYDRYVVQGGDWGAIVSRALLMQHPEHAVALHVNMPYVTSSELSPEESANLTEAELAAVERFQWYKDYEQAYTAVQATKPRTFGFALHDSPVAMLSWMADKMNLWSDLENLPGGGYTTDEYITWTLLHYFPGPTTAIQMYRANFGEQMKQHVAEPAAKLLARNRVDNPVGVSHFPKEIAVSPRVLFEKENNVVFWREQQKGGHFAAHEQPEVFAKDVIEFLTGQWKSFQANL; encoded by the exons ATGACGGACGAAATCAGGCCCTTCAAG ATAAAAATATCGGACGAGGAGCTGGACAACCTCAACAAGAGGCTCGACCTGGCCCGTATCCCCGACAACATAGACGACGTAGAATGGGACGAGGAAAACGGCGTGACGGTGGACTTCATCCGCCGCACCGTCTCGCACTGGCGCAATGGGTACTCGTGGCGGGAACACGAGGCCAAGCTCAACGAGATGCCGCAGTTCAAGACCACCATCAAGCTCTCCGCCACCAACAAGGCCGGGCAGACCTTTGACCCGGTCGAGGTGCACTTTGCGCACGTCAAGGCCACCCAGAAGCccgccagcggcggccccgccATCCCGCTCATCTTCATCCACGGCTGGCCCGGCAACTTTGCCGAGGTGCAAAAGGCGCTGCCGGCCCTGAACGCGGCCGGGTTCGATGTTGTGGCCCCGAGCCTCATGGGCTACGGCTGGAGCAGCCTGCCCAGGCAGGCCGGGTTCAACATGTTTCACCACGCCGACGTCTTTCATCACCTGATGGTGAGGCTGGGTTATGACCGCTACGTGGTGCAGGGAGGGGACTGGGGTGCCATCGTGTCGAGGGCTCTCTTGATGCAGCATCCTGAGCATGCCGTTGCTTTGCACGTGAACATG CCCTATGTAACCTCTTCTGAACTGTCGCCTGAAGAATCGGCAAATCTCACCGAGGCCGAGCTGGCAGCGGTCGAGCGCTTTCAATGGTACAAAGACTACGAGCAGGCATACACAGCTGTACAAGCTACCAAACCGCGCACCTTTGGGTTTGCTCTG CACGATTCTCCTGTAGCCAT GCTTTCCTGGATGGCGGACAAGATGAACCTCTGGTCGGATCTGGAAAACCTCCCCGGCGGCGGCTACACGACCGACGAATACATTACCTGGACGCTGCTGCATTACTTCCCCGGTCCGACGACCGCCATACAGATGTACCGCGCAAACTTTGGCGAACAAATGAAGCAACACGTTGCCGAACCTGCCGCCAAACTATTGGCTAGGAACCGCGTTGACAACCCCGTCGGCGTGTCCCATTTCCCAAAAGAG ATTGCCGTCTCGCCAAGGGTCTTGTTCGAGAAGGAAAACAACGTCGTTTTCTGGCGCGAGCAACAGAAGGGTGGCCACTTCGCGGCGCACGAGCAGCCCGAGGTGTTCGCCAAGGATGTTATTGAGTTTTTGACTGGACAGTGGAAGTCATTCCAAGCCAATCTCTGA
- a CDS encoding phosphatidylinositol 3-kinase catalytic subunit gives MRETEPFSFGSSDALDFPISVRIINLEGDEIPYHFSTLLQHPELRHVGSNMSPNSDLYVTVQVWAGSKPLTVPVQTAYKAFKTERRWNEWLTLPIKYCDVPLNAHLAITIWDLSPQPGEGERDQAQGHAVPFGGTTLPLFDGDNQAQKGRQKCHVHRHKLADGCDDTKTPAILLKRRNDPRRKDSVVVDEDAEELERMEKLFKKHEMGEIPRVEWLDQLVFRGFEKRGIQTARSSLKTLQRQRALQKANGDDSGSGQEEERASLFKLNIELPRFDFPVVFADHGYPPPPISSLQHMSASQSSVALKPPPEVLYGPGINSPGEPAGLGTRLVRVYDPEVGAKDNPAESKHRRLVRGQHRHGVMDKDLKPNPKTRDELNNILSYSPTHPLTPDERDLVWKFRYHLSRDKRALTKFVKSVSWQDQSESRQAVQVLAKWTEIDVDDALELLGPTFEYPAVRAYAVDRLRKADDGELLLYLLQLVQALKFEHIPTIDRGHREAAEAGGVAAAQDSSLARFLIARASQNFMLGNYFYWYLMVECDDLSQDQLPEYRTIYRKVAYDFMTELVARPGGADTRKTLLRQAEWIAILSKISAEIKEANESIARRTDRVKHLLADPKNELITINPPLPLPLDPSQKIVGVVPDESTVFKSSLHPIKVTFKTDTGQKYPILFKTGDDLRQDQLVVQIITLMDQLLQKENLDLKLSPYKILATSTSAGLTQFVASQSFQTIANRFSRSNVPPALAYLRHHNPDDAAPLGVRKEAHDMFVRSCAGYCVITYILGVGDRHLDNLLLAPDGHFFHADFGFILGRDPKPFAPAMKLSREMVDAMGGAGSDGYRAFKQYCFLAFSALRKSSNLILNLFSLMVDANIPDIKLEPDKAVIKVKDRFHLDMNEEEALRLFERIIDDNLNAFVPIVIDRLHEFVQAFRA, from the coding sequence ATGAGAGAGACGGAGCCATTCTCGTTTGGAAGCTCCGACGCGCTCGACTTCCCCATCAGCGTGCGCATCATCAATCTCGAGGGCGACGAGATTCCATACCACTTCTCGACGCTGTTGCAGCACCCCGAACTGCGCCATGTCGGCTCCAACATGAGCCCAAACTCGGACCTCTACGTCACGGTTCAAGTCTGGGCCGGGTCCAAGCCGTTGACGGTACCGGTGCAGACGGCATACAAGGCCTTCAAAACCGAGCGCCGTTGGAACGAATGGCTGACTTTGCCCATCAAATACTGCGACGTTCCTCTGAATGCGCACCTCGCCATTACTATCTGGGATCTTTCACCGCAGCCtggagagggagagagagatCAGGCCCAGGGCCACGCGGTACCGTTTGGTGGTACGACGTTGCCGCTGTTTGATGGTGATAATCAGGCACAGAAGGGCAGGCAAAAGTGTCATGTGCACAGACACAAACTTGCCGACGGGTGCGATGACACCAAAACCCCGGCGATTTTACTCAAGAGGAGGAATGACCCTAGACGCAAGGATTCCGTTGTCGTCGACGAGGATGCAGAGGAGTTGGAGCGGATGGAGAAACTGTTCAAGAAGCACGAAATGGGCGAGATACCACGCGTTGAGTGGCTTGACCAGCTGGTATTTCGAGGGTTCGAGAAACGTGGGATCCAGACGGCCAGGTCATCTCTGAAAACCCTGCAAAGGCAGAGAGCCCTTCAAAAAGCAAACGGCGACGATTCCGGGTCGGGCCAGGAAGAGGAAAGAGCGTCTTTATTCAAGCTGAACATTGAACTGCCTCGGTTTGACTTTCCCGTAGTCTTTGCCGACCATGGATATCCACCACCTCCAATCTCTTCTCTCCAGCACATGTCGGCATCGCAATCAAGCGTCGCGCTCAAGCCTCCTCCAGAGGTTCTCTACGGTCCTGGTATCAACAGTCCTGGAGAACCTGCCGGTCTTGGCACAAGGCTGGTGCGTGTATATGATCCAGAGGTGGGCGCCAAAGACAACCCAGCAGAGAGTAAACACCGCAGGTTGGTCCGTGGTCAGCACCGCCATGGCGTGATGGATAAGGATCTGAAGCCGAACCCGAAGACCCGCGATGAACTCAACAATATACTTTCATACTCGCCTACACATCCACTGACGCCAGACGAGCGCGACCTTGTCTGGAAGTTCCGTTACCATCTCAGCCGCGACAAGAGGGCTTTGACCAAGTTTGTCAAGTCGGTAAGCTGGCAAGACCAGAGCGAATCCCGACAGGCGGTGCAGGTGTTGGCCAAGTGGACCGAGATCGATGTCGACGATGCTCTTGAACTGCTTGGTCCGACGTTTGAGTACCCTGCAGTAAGGGCGTATGCGGTCGATCGGCTTCGTAAAGCTGATGACGGAGAGTTACTACTTTACCTTCTACAGCTGGTGCAGGCCTTGAAGTTTGAGCATATTCCTACTATCGATCGCGGTCATCGAGAGGCAGCCGAGGCGGGTGGGGTGGCAGCGGCACAGGATTCATCTCTTGCCCGCTTTTTGATCGCGAGAGCCAGTCAGAATTTCATGCTGGGCAATTACTTCTACTGGTATCTCATGGTGGAATGCGACGATCTGAGTCAAGATCAGCTACCAGAGTATAGGACTATCTACCGCAAGGTTGCCTATGACTTCATGACGGAATTAGTCGCCCGTCCTGGCGGCGCGGATACCCGCAAGACCCTGCTTAGGCAGGCAGAATGGATAGCCATACTGTCCAAGATCTCAGCAGAGATCAAGGAGGCAAACGAGTCAATCGCACGAAGAACAGATAGGGTGAAGCACCTTCTCGCTGATCCCAAGAATGAGCTGATCACCATAAACCCACCGCTGCCGTTGCCTCTCGACCCATCCCAGAAAATCGTCGGTGTCGTCCCCGATGAGAGCACCGTGTTCAAATCTTCACTACATCCCATCAAAGTCACCTTCAAGACGGATACTGGACAAAAGTACCCAATACTCTTCAAGACGGGTGATGATCTACGACAAGACCAGCTTGTCGTGCAAATCATCACGTTGATGGACCAGCTGTTGCAAAAGGAGAATCTAGACCTGAAGTTATCTCCTTACAAGATCTTGGCAACAAGCACAAGCGCCGGTCTCACGCAATTCGTCGCATCCCAGAGCTTCCAGACCATAGCGAACCGGTTCAGCCGATCCAACGTTCCCCCGGCACTTGCGTACCTGAGGCACCACAACCCAGACGACGCGGCGCCGCTCGGGGTGCGCAAGGAGGCTCACGACATGTTTGTCCGGTCATGCGCAGGGTACTGTGTCATCACGTATATCCTGGGAGTCGGCGACCGCCACTTGGACAACCTTCTGCTCGCGCCGGACGGACACTTCTTCCACGCTGATTTTGGTTTCATCCTCGGGCGGGACCCGAAACCATTCGCACCAGCGATGAAGCTTTCGCGTGAGATGGTGGACGCTATGGGTGGAGCAGGCTCCGACGGCTACCGAGCCTTTAAGCAGTATTGTTTCCTGGCATTTTCGGCACTTCGCAAGTCGAGCAACCTGATTCTTAACCTTTTCAGCCTCATGGTGGATGCAAACATACCCGACATCAAGCTCGAGCCGGACAAGGCCGTCATCAAGGTCAAAGACCGGTTCCACCTGGACATGAACGAAGAAGAGGCGCTAAGGTTGTTTGAGCGTATCATCGACGATAACTTGAATGCGTTCGTGCCGATCGTCATTGACAGGCTGCATGAATTTGTGCAGGCGTTTAGGGCTTGA